One Bacillus amyloliquefaciens DSM 7 = ATCC 23350 DNA window includes the following coding sequences:
- a CDS encoding AI-2E family transporter produces the protein METLQTWGGRFKQFFLDNKFVLFLLVLLLIGLNILVFTKTSFIFTPIIVLLKTIALPVILTGIVYYLLNPIVDILEKLRVKRVYSILLLYLIIIGLISITIVSIIPFLKEQIMSLIDNLPKYVDIVEDQTKSLIGSDFVNQAQKTMNINISDLANKVSAQAATIANSTFTGVGNFIGALTEVIISIVTVPFILFYLLKDGKKLPFYILKFVPTRLKEQTYTMLSEMNHRLSSYIRGQIIVSFCIGFLLFIGYLIIGLDYASLLAVIAACTSVVPYLGPTIAITPAIIIALVTSPLMLLKLAIVWTVVQLVEGKLISPQIMGKNLHIHPITIIFVLLTAGKLFGVVGIILAIPGYAVIKVVTTHLFDWFKMRSHLYEEEKNDAVSKS, from the coding sequence GTGGAAACATTGCAAACATGGGGCGGCAGATTTAAACAGTTTTTCTTGGACAATAAATTTGTCTTGTTTTTGCTTGTATTGCTGCTCATCGGTCTCAATATCCTTGTCTTTACGAAGACATCATTTATTTTCACACCCATTATCGTCCTGCTCAAAACAATTGCGCTCCCCGTCATTTTGACAGGAATTGTTTATTATCTGCTCAATCCGATCGTAGATATATTGGAAAAATTAAGAGTGAAAAGAGTGTATTCCATCCTGCTCCTTTACCTCATTATAATAGGTCTGATTTCGATTACGATCGTTTCAATTATTCCGTTTTTAAAGGAACAGATTATGAGCCTGATCGACAACCTGCCGAAATATGTGGATATTGTTGAAGATCAGACGAAAAGCCTGATCGGAAGCGATTTTGTAAATCAGGCGCAAAAGACGATGAATATCAACATTTCCGATCTTGCAAATAAAGTATCGGCGCAGGCGGCGACAATTGCAAACAGCACATTTACCGGGGTCGGGAATTTTATCGGCGCGCTGACGGAAGTGATCATTTCAATTGTGACTGTTCCGTTTATTCTGTTCTATTTGCTGAAAGACGGCAAAAAACTGCCGTTTTATATATTAAAGTTTGTGCCTACCCGTCTGAAAGAACAAACGTATACGATGCTGAGCGAAATGAACCACAGATTAAGCTCTTATATCAGAGGGCAGATCATCGTCAGCTTCTGCATCGGATTTTTATTATTTATCGGCTATCTGATTATCGGACTTGATTATGCATCCCTGCTTGCGGTCATTGCCGCTTGTACGAGCGTTGTTCCGTATTTAGGGCCGACCATTGCCATCACGCCGGCGATTATTATCGCTTTGGTCACGTCGCCCCTTATGCTGCTGAAGCTTGCGATTGTCTGGACCGTTGTCCAGCTCGTGGAAGGAAAATTAATCTCTCCGCAGATCATGGGGAAAAATCTTCACATTCACCCGATTACCATCATCTTTGTTCTTTTAACCGCCGGAAAGCTGTTCGGGGTTGTCGGCATTATTTTAGCCATCCCGGGGTATGCGGTCATCAAAGTGGTCACAACCCATCTGTTTGATTGGTTCAAAATGCGCTCGCATTTATATGAAGAAGAAAAAAATGATGCTGTATCGAAGTCATAA
- a CDS encoding undecaprenyl-diphosphate phosphatase, translated as MTLWEMFTAAVLGIVEGLTEYAPVSSTGHMIIADDIWLKSGSLMNPEAANSFKVVIQLGSILAVAIVFKDRILNLLGLKKNVTRDQQKGYRLTIAQIAVGLVPAAVLGFLFEDFIDRYLFSVRTVAYGLIAGAVLMLIADWINKRKETIDTVDRITYKQAFCVGLFQCLALWPGFSRSGSTIAGGVILGLNHRAAADFTFIMAIPIMAGASLLKLVKYWSSLSPDMIPFFLVGFICAFVVALLVVKFFLRLINRIKLVPFAIYRVILGIILIMLVR; from the coding sequence ATGACACTATGGGAGATGTTCACAGCAGCCGTTTTGGGAATCGTGGAAGGGCTGACGGAATACGCGCCGGTTTCTTCCACGGGACATATGATCATAGCGGATGACATCTGGCTGAAATCCGGAAGCCTGATGAATCCGGAAGCCGCCAATTCCTTCAAAGTGGTGATCCAGCTCGGTTCGATCTTAGCGGTGGCTATTGTATTTAAGGATCGGATATTAAATTTACTCGGCCTCAAAAAAAACGTGACGCGCGATCAGCAGAAGGGATACAGGCTGACCATCGCGCAAATTGCTGTCGGTCTTGTTCCGGCGGCGGTTCTCGGCTTTTTATTTGAGGATTTCATTGACCGCTACTTATTTTCCGTCAGAACGGTCGCTTACGGATTAATTGCCGGAGCCGTGCTTATGCTGATTGCAGACTGGATCAATAAAAGGAAAGAAACGATCGATACAGTAGACAGAATTACCTACAAACAGGCTTTCTGTGTCGGGTTATTCCAATGTCTCGCCTTGTGGCCCGGCTTTTCCCGCTCAGGCTCAACGATTGCCGGAGGTGTCATTCTCGGCTTGAATCACCGGGCAGCCGCAGACTTCACATTTATTATGGCTATTCCGATTATGGCGGGCGCAAGCCTTCTGAAGCTGGTGAAATACTGGAGCAGTCTTTCTCCTGACATGATTCCGTTTTTTCTTGTCGGTTTTATCTGCGCCTTTGTCGTTGCTCTCTTAGTCGTCAAATTCTTTCTTCGGCTTATTAATCGGATTAAGCTTGTCCCGT
- a CDS encoding NAD(P)H-dependent flavin oxidoreductase, with translation MSEWMDALSLTKPVIQAPMAGGLVTPRLASAVSNEGALGSLASGYVSPQALEKQLIEMKDLTNRSFQVNLFVPEERQMPEEELVEKWKARIPRANDAKPFSDLKEEWNDFEEKAELLIRYGVKACSFTFGLPPEKTAEKLKKSGCFLFGTATTPEEAKAFEERGMDAVILQGIEAGGHRGSFLPVKGEPALGLMALIPQAKDALKIPVIAAGGIFDRRGVQAARCLGADGVQVGTPFLLCEESSASPAYQKAIAESKGADTRLTTLFSGKQARGIVNQFMKTYEADEGKTLPYPLHNTLTKPMRGHAAQSGDAEHMSLWAGQSAAKLEGPTDVKTVLDALC, from the coding sequence ATGAGTGAGTGGATGGACGCATTATCATTGACAAAGCCCGTCATCCAGGCGCCGATGGCCGGAGGGCTTGTCACACCGCGCCTGGCATCAGCGGTATCAAATGAAGGGGCGCTCGGAAGTCTCGCTTCAGGATACGTCAGTCCGCAGGCGCTTGAAAAACAGCTTATCGAGATGAAAGACCTGACGAACCGCTCCTTTCAAGTGAATCTTTTCGTCCCGGAAGAAAGGCAGATGCCTGAGGAGGAACTGGTTGAAAAATGGAAAGCGCGCATCCCGAGGGCAAATGACGCCAAGCCGTTCTCCGATTTGAAAGAAGAATGGAATGATTTTGAGGAAAAAGCGGAGCTTCTGATCCGTTACGGGGTCAAAGCGTGCTCATTCACCTTCGGCCTGCCGCCGGAAAAAACGGCAGAAAAGCTGAAGAAAAGCGGCTGTTTCCTTTTCGGCACCGCGACAACGCCGGAGGAAGCGAAGGCCTTTGAAGAGCGGGGAATGGACGCCGTTATCCTTCAAGGAATAGAAGCCGGCGGGCATCGCGGATCGTTTCTGCCGGTTAAAGGAGAACCGGCTCTCGGCCTTATGGCACTGATTCCGCAGGCTAAAGACGCGCTGAAAATCCCGGTCATTGCGGCTGGAGGCATTTTTGACCGCCGCGGGGTGCAGGCAGCCCGATGTTTGGGTGCGGACGGTGTTCAAGTGGGCACACCGTTTCTCCTTTGTGAAGAAAGCAGCGCCTCGCCGGCATATCAAAAAGCCATTGCCGAATCAAAAGGAGCCGACACGCGGCTGACCACATTGTTTTCGGGAAAACAGGCGCGGGGAATCGTGAATCAGTTCATGAAAACATATGAAGCTGATGAGGGGAAAACGCTGCCCTATCCGCTGCATAATACGCTGACAAAGCCGATGCGAGGGCATGCGGCTCAATCAGGAGACGCGGAGCATATGTCTTTATGGGCAGGCCAGTCCGCCGCAAAACTTGAAGGGCCGACAGACGTGAAAACCGTTTTGGACGCTTTGTGCTGA
- a CDS encoding Gfo/Idh/MocA family protein, whose product MIRFATVGTNWITERFLEAASAIDDFQLTAVYSRTEERAAEFAGKHGAAHYFTSLKEMAESEAYDAVYLASPNAFHKEQAILFMEHGKHVLCEKPFASNARETEDMIHAAKANGVLLMEAMKTTFLPNFSMLQNHLHKIGPIRRFTASYCQYSSRYDAYKNGTVLNAFKPELSNGSLMDIGVYCIYPAVVLFGKPKDVIATGHKLSSGVDGEGTVILSYDGFEAVLMHSKISNSFAPAEIQGEDGTIVLDSIHGPERAEIRYRDGRTEDISVPDSKPPMYYETAEFINLLRNGQQESSENTFERSFITASIMEEARKQIGIVFPADQN is encoded by the coding sequence ATGATTCGATTTGCAACAGTCGGAACGAATTGGATTACAGAACGATTTCTGGAGGCGGCTTCTGCTATTGATGATTTTCAATTAACGGCGGTTTATTCCAGAACTGAGGAACGTGCGGCGGAGTTTGCCGGCAAACACGGCGCTGCTCATTATTTCACCAGCCTAAAAGAAATGGCAGAAAGCGAAGCTTATGACGCGGTGTATCTCGCCAGCCCGAATGCATTTCATAAAGAACAGGCGATCCTTTTTATGGAACACGGCAAGCATGTGCTGTGCGAAAAACCGTTTGCGTCTAACGCAAGGGAAACGGAAGACATGATTCACGCAGCTAAAGCGAACGGCGTTCTTTTGATGGAAGCCATGAAAACGACGTTCCTGCCGAACTTCAGCATGCTTCAAAACCACTTACATAAAATCGGGCCCATCAGAAGATTCACGGCAAGCTACTGCCAATATTCATCACGATATGATGCATATAAAAACGGAACGGTGCTTAACGCGTTTAAACCTGAACTATCGAACGGATCGTTAATGGACATCGGCGTGTACTGTATTTATCCGGCCGTCGTCCTGTTCGGCAAACCGAAAGACGTCATTGCGACCGGTCACAAATTATCATCCGGCGTTGACGGCGAAGGCACGGTTATTCTGTCATATGACGGATTTGAAGCGGTGCTGATGCATTCAAAAATCTCAAATTCGTTTGCCCCGGCGGAAATACAGGGTGAAGACGGCACAATCGTACTGGACAGCATTCACGGGCCGGAACGGGCGGAAATCCGCTATCGTGACGGACGCACGGAGGACATTTCCGTCCCTGATTCGAAACCGCCGATGTATTACGAAACGGCAGAATTCATCAATCTTCTTCGAAACGGACAGCAGGAGTCTTCCGAAAATACCTTTGAGCGTTCTTTCATTACGGCAAGCATTATGGAAGAAGCAAGAAAACAAATCGGAATTGTCTTCCCTGCCGATCAAAACTAA
- a CDS encoding type 1 glutamine amidotransferase domain-containing protein, translated as MRLEGKKVIALVSDDFEDLELWYPVYRLREEGAIVHLIGEEAGRSYKGKYGVPATADYDFKSLIIQEYDAVLVPGGWAPDKLRRYPEVLDIIRTMNEQKKPIGQICHAGWVLISAGILAGKKVTSTPGIKDDMTNAGAQWLDEAVVTDGHIVSSRRPPDLPHYAKAFADLLASK; from the coding sequence ATGAGATTAGAAGGCAAGAAAGTCATAGCGCTTGTCAGTGACGACTTTGAAGACTTAGAGCTTTGGTACCCGGTCTACCGGCTGCGGGAGGAGGGCGCGATCGTTCATTTAATAGGAGAAGAAGCCGGCCGTTCATACAAAGGAAAATACGGCGTGCCCGCGACAGCGGATTACGATTTTAAGAGCCTGATTATCCAGGAGTATGATGCTGTGCTCGTGCCTGGCGGCTGGGCTCCTGACAAACTGAGAAGATATCCGGAAGTTTTGGACATCATCCGTACGATGAATGAGCAGAAAAAGCCGATCGGCCAGATCTGCCACGCGGGCTGGGTGCTCATATCGGCCGGAATTCTCGCAGGGAAAAAAGTAACGAGTACGCCCGGCATCAAAGATGACATGACAAACGCGGGGGCACAGTGGCTGGATGAAGCTGTCGTAACTGACGGCCACATTGTATCAAGCCGCCGTCCGCCTGACCTTCCGCATTATGCAAAAGCGTTCGCTGATCTCTTAGCATCCAAATAA
- a CDS encoding methyl-accepting chemotaxis protein, translating into MQIIKQRSLTRKLLISFLAILILPISTLAFIAYQSAVSTLDRQMMGSALDNVQQINDMINTSISQKEDGAAYFSDWLTKDRYKPKNQSQITDKFSEYIKINKDVESIYTSDTEGHFTRYPDLQMPKGYNPIERDWYKKAVENKGKVVVTDPYRTASTNTMVVTIVQQTKDGSGVIAINMKIEELLKTTKKVNIGKSGYAFILTKDKKVVAHPNRTSGTVLNGDWAEQLYSSKKGDFQYTYDGQEKKMAYDTNGLTGWKISGTMYLDEIHEAALPILHLSLLVLVLAIVIGTIVMVLIIRSITKPLKQLVTSSKQISEGDLTETIEIQSKDELGELGKSFNNMAASLRSLIHTIQDSVNNVASSSEELTASAEQTSKATEHITLAIEQFSNGNESQSEKIESAAEHIYQMNSGLKDMAKASAVITESSVTSAEVANSGGKLVHQTVGQMNVIDRSVKEAEQVVRGLETKSKDITNILRVINGIADQTNLLALNAAIEAARAGEYGRGFSVVAEEVRKLAVQSADSAKEIESLIVEIVNEINTSLGMFQSVNKEVESGLDITNQTETSFKRISEMTNQIAGEIQNMNATVEQLTAGSQQISGASEQIASIAKESSASIQDIAASAEEQLASMEEISSSSETLSQMAEELRDMTKQFKIE; encoded by the coding sequence GTGCAAATTATCAAGCAGAGATCGCTTACAAGAAAACTGCTCATTTCTTTTTTAGCCATTCTTATTCTTCCTATTTCAACGCTGGCTTTTATCGCTTATCAATCGGCGGTAAGCACGCTTGACAGGCAGATGATGGGAAGCGCATTAGATAATGTGCAGCAGATTAATGATATGATCAATACAAGCATCAGCCAGAAGGAAGACGGCGCGGCATATTTCAGCGATTGGCTCACCAAGGATCGGTACAAGCCGAAAAACCAATCGCAAATTACGGATAAATTCAGTGAGTATATAAAAATCAATAAAGACGTGGAATCCATCTATACGAGTGACACGGAAGGCCATTTCACCCGGTATCCCGACCTGCAGATGCCTAAAGGATATAATCCGATTGAAAGAGATTGGTATAAAAAAGCCGTGGAAAACAAAGGGAAAGTTGTTGTAACAGATCCTTACCGCACGGCTTCCACCAATACGATGGTCGTGACGATCGTGCAGCAGACGAAAGACGGCTCGGGAGTCATCGCCATCAATATGAAAATCGAAGAGCTTCTGAAAACGACAAAAAAAGTGAACATCGGAAAATCAGGCTATGCTTTTATCCTGACGAAAGACAAAAAAGTGGTCGCCCACCCGAACCGCACATCAGGAACAGTATTAAACGGGGATTGGGCTGAACAGCTGTACAGCAGTAAAAAAGGTGATTTTCAATACACCTACGACGGTCAGGAAAAGAAAATGGCTTATGATACGAACGGGCTGACAGGCTGGAAAATCAGCGGAACGATGTATCTGGACGAAATTCATGAAGCGGCGCTGCCGATCCTTCATCTGTCCCTGCTCGTTCTCGTATTAGCGATTGTCATCGGAACCATCGTCATGGTGCTGATTATCCGTTCCATCACAAAACCGCTCAAACAGCTTGTAACATCGTCGAAACAGATCAGTGAAGGGGATTTAACTGAAACGATCGAGATTCAATCAAAGGACGAATTAGGCGAGCTTGGAAAAAGTTTCAACAATATGGCCGCCTCGCTCAGGTCTCTGATCCATACCATTCAGGATTCCGTGAATAACGTCGCGTCTTCATCAGAGGAGCTGACGGCTTCAGCAGAGCAGACTAGCAAGGCAACCGAACATATCACACTGGCAATCGAACAATTTTCTAACGGAAATGAAAGCCAAAGTGAAAAAATTGAAAGCGCGGCGGAACATATTTATCAAATGAACAGCGGGCTTAAAGATATGGCGAAAGCATCTGCCGTCATTACCGAATCCTCCGTCACATCAGCGGAAGTCGCCAATTCAGGCGGGAAGCTCGTCCACCAGACGGTCGGCCAAATGAACGTCATTGACCGGTCAGTGAAAGAAGCTGAACAAGTAGTGCGCGGCCTTGAAACAAAATCAAAAGACATTACAAACATTCTCCGTGTCATTAACGGAATTGCTGATCAGACAAACCTTCTTGCGCTGAACGCGGCAATTGAAGCGGCCCGTGCGGGAGAATACGGCCGAGGCTTCTCAGTCGTAGCCGAAGAGGTCAGAAAACTTGCGGTGCAGTCTGCAGATTCAGCGAAAGAAATCGAAAGCTTGATTGTAGAGATCGTTAATGAAATCAATACATCTCTCGGCATGTTCCAATCCGTCAACAAAGAGGTGGAGAGCGGACTTGATATTACGAATCAGACCGAAACGAGCTTCAAACGGATTTCTGAAATGACGAACCAGATCGCCGGAGAAATTCAAAACATGAACGCGACGGTAGAACAGCTGACAGCCGGATCGCAGCAGATTTCAGGAGCCTCCGAGCAAATCGCGTCCATCGCAAAAGAAAGCTCCGCCAGCATTCAGGATATCGCCGCATCGGCCGAAGAACAGCTGGCTTCAATGGAAGAAATCAGTTCGTCTTCGGAAACGTTATCCCAAATGGCGGAAGAATTACGTGATATGACGAAACAATTTAAAATAGAATAA
- a CDS encoding methyl-accepting chemotaxis protein: MKKFINWCTKASISRKLIISFIVILIIPILVLEFSSYHTASNSLDDQISGNAKNNIDSFNSTITNDIGAKAKAIEFFSETLKGSSFSKKNKTELEEKFGQYTSIHKDAARIYGGTEDGSYVQAPKENVPADYDPRTRAWYKDAVKAGGTLVVTDPYIAANDGSMVVTVAKQMQDGTGVVAMDITIDQLLKQMQEIKIGKKGFVFITSKNKTYVAHKDHKPGDKVSTPWLNEVYSKDSGIISYKLDNQDKKMAFTTNKLTGWKIEGSMELTEIKDASKPVLTMGMIVLAASIIIGGILILLIVRSITSPLKRLVRSSKQISGGDLTETIEIRSKDELGELGASFNEMGESLRGLISAIQNSVDNVAASSEELTASASQTSKATEHITMAIEQFSNGNEEQSEKVESSSAKLNHINEGLAAVSRTSSSITEASKQSKEAAGTGEEYVQQTVGQMNLINQSVQQAEAVVKGLEAKSKDITHILRVINGIADQTNLLALNAAIEAARAGEYGRGFSVVAEEVRKLAVQSAGSAKEIEKLIQEITAEINTSLHMFTSVNEEVQSGLAVTDRTKESFQNIFGMTNDIAEKLQSMNGTVEQLSDSSQHVSAAVTDIADVSRESAASIQDIAASAEEQLASMEEISTSADTLAQMAEELRELTKQFKIN; encoded by the coding sequence ATGAAAAAATTCATCAATTGGTGTACAAAGGCATCGATTTCACGGAAATTAATCATTTCATTTATCGTGATCTTAATCATACCGATTCTCGTGTTGGAATTCAGTTCATACCATACGGCGAGCAATTCGCTGGATGATCAGATTTCAGGCAACGCGAAAAATAACATCGACTCTTTTAACTCGACCATTACAAATGATATCGGCGCAAAAGCAAAGGCGATTGAATTTTTCAGTGAAACCTTAAAAGGTTCATCATTCTCTAAAAAAAATAAAACCGAACTTGAAGAAAAGTTCGGGCAATACACGTCTATTCATAAGGACGCAGCTCGTATTTACGGAGGAACGGAAGACGGCAGCTACGTACAGGCGCCGAAGGAAAATGTTCCGGCCGATTACGATCCGAGAACACGCGCATGGTATAAAGACGCTGTGAAGGCTGGCGGCACGCTCGTTGTCACTGATCCTTACATCGCTGCAAACGACGGCAGCATGGTTGTCACCGTAGCAAAGCAGATGCAGGACGGAACGGGCGTAGTGGCCATGGATATTACGATTGACCAGCTGCTGAAGCAAATGCAGGAAATCAAAATCGGGAAAAAAGGCTTCGTGTTTATAACATCTAAAAACAAGACTTACGTCGCGCATAAAGACCATAAACCGGGTGATAAAGTATCAACCCCGTGGCTGAATGAGGTATACAGCAAAGACAGCGGCATTATTTCATACAAGCTTGATAATCAAGATAAAAAAATGGCGTTTACGACAAATAAACTAACCGGATGGAAAATAGAGGGGAGTATGGAACTCACCGAAATTAAAGACGCCTCAAAACCGGTGCTGACGATGGGAATGATCGTGCTTGCAGCATCCATTATCATCGGGGGAATTTTAATTCTGCTGATTGTCAGATCCATTACATCACCGCTGAAACGGCTTGTCCGCTCGTCTAAACAAATCAGCGGCGGAGACCTGACCGAAACCATTGAAATCCGCTCGAAAGATGAATTGGGCGAACTCGGTGCAAGTTTTAATGAAATGGGAGAATCTCTGCGCGGACTTATAAGCGCGATCCAAAACTCTGTCGACAACGTTGCCGCTTCATCGGAAGAGCTGACCGCTTCAGCTTCGCAGACAAGCAAAGCGACGGAGCACATTACTATGGCAATTGAGCAGTTTTCAAACGGAAATGAAGAACAAAGCGAAAAAGTAGAATCAAGTTCAGCCAAGCTGAATCATATAAATGAAGGGCTCGCAGCCGTTTCCCGCACATCATCATCCATTACGGAAGCATCTAAACAATCGAAAGAAGCTGCCGGCACCGGGGAAGAATATGTGCAGCAAACCGTCGGGCAGATGAATCTCATCAATCAATCCGTTCAGCAGGCGGAAGCTGTTGTGAAAGGGCTTGAAGCCAAATCAAAAGACATCACTCATATACTAAGAGTCATTAACGGCATTGCCGATCAGACAAACCTGCTTGCATTAAATGCAGCCATTGAAGCGGCAAGAGCCGGTGAATACGGACGAGGCTTCTCAGTGGTCGCGGAAGAAGTGCGTAAGCTGGCCGTCCAATCTGCAGGTTCTGCCAAAGAGATAGAAAAACTCATTCAGGAAATTACAGCTGAGATTAATACATCGCTTCACATGTTTACATCCGTTAATGAAGAAGTTCAATCAGGACTTGCCGTGACGGACCGCACGAAAGAAAGCTTCCAGAATATCTTCGGCATGACAAACGACATCGCCGAGAAGCTTCAATCAATGAACGGCACGGTTGAACAGCTGTCAGACAGCTCTCAGCACGTCTCAGCCGCAGTGACCGATATTGCGGACGTATCAAGAGAAAGCGCGGCAAGTATTCAGGATATTGCCGCATCCGCAGAAGAACAGCTTGCATCTATGGAAGAAATCAGCACATCCGCCGATACGTTGGCGCAAATGGCCGAAGAACTGCGGGAATTAACGAAACAATTTAAAATCAACTAG
- a CDS encoding protein-glutamine gamma-glutamyltransferase, with amino-acid sequence MIIISGQVLRPQDIANWQTEESLVPYLNELINSPVQFDYGSITELMFEARLRRHIVEAARELHGSGAKFATFAKTYGNTAYWRVTPEGALELKYRIPASKAIRDIIENGAFYAFECATAIVVIYYLAVLKTIGEERFDRRFRDITLYDWHYEHLPIYTETGRHFLRGDCLYFKNPEFNPAKAQWRGENVIVMGNDQYFAHGLGILTAEQIIQRLNSLRRKNAVQSAYLLSQATRLDAPALYQIMH; translated from the coding sequence ATGATTATCATATCCGGCCAAGTGCTTCGGCCCCAGGACATCGCGAACTGGCAGACGGAAGAAAGCCTTGTTCCGTATTTAAATGAACTGATCAATTCTCCCGTACAATTCGATTACGGGTCAATTACTGAACTGATGTTTGAAGCACGGCTGCGGCGCCATATCGTGGAGGCTGCAAGAGAACTGCACGGATCAGGCGCAAAATTTGCAACTTTCGCCAAAACATACGGAAATACGGCTTATTGGAGAGTGACGCCGGAAGGAGCTCTGGAGCTGAAGTACAGAATCCCCGCTTCCAAAGCGATACGGGATATTATTGAAAACGGGGCGTTTTATGCATTTGAATGCGCTACCGCTATTGTTGTGATTTATTATCTGGCCGTCTTAAAGACGATCGGTGAAGAACGGTTTGACCGCCGTTTCCGGGATATTACTTTGTATGACTGGCACTATGAGCACCTGCCGATCTACACGGAAACCGGCAGACACTTTTTACGGGGAGATTGTTTATATTTTAAAAACCCTGAGTTTAATCCCGCAAAGGCCCAGTGGCGGGGAGAAAATGTCATTGTGATGGGGAATGATCAATATTTTGCCCACGGTCTCGGGATTCTGACCGCTGAACAAATCATCCAGAGATTGAATTCTTTAAGAAGAAAAAATGCCGTGCAGTCAGCTTATCTGCTTTCTCAGGCGACAAGGCTTGATGCGCCCGCGCTTTATCAGATCATGCATTAA